CGGCACCTGGAAGGACCTCACCGACAACGTCAACTTCATGGCCTCGAACCTGACGGCCCAGGTCCGCAACATCGCCGAGGTTGCGACCGCGATCGCCGGCGGCGACCTGTCGAAGAAGATCACGGTGGACGTGCGCGGCGAGATCCTGCTGCTCAAGGACACCCTGAACACCATGGTCGAGCAGCTCCGCTCCTTCGCCGCCGAAGTGACGCGCGTGGCGCGCGAGGTCGGCACCGAAGGCCGGCTCGGCGGCCAGGCCGTCGTGCCCGGCGTCGGCGGCACCTGGAAGGATCTCACCGACAACGTCAACCTGCTGGCCGCGAACCTCACCACGCAGGTCCGCAACATCGCCGAAGTCACCACCGCCGTGGCGCGCGGCGACTTGTCCCGCAAGATCACCGTGGACGTGAAGGGCGAAATCCTCGAGCTCAAGAACACCATCAACACCATGGTGGACCAGCTCAACGCCTTCGCCGGCGAAGTGACGCGCGTGGCGCGCGAGGTCGGCACCGAGGGCGAGCTCGGCGGCCAGGCGCAAGTGCCTGGCGTCGCCGGCACCTGGAAGGACCTCACCGACACCGTCAACTTCATGGCGGCGAACCTCACCGAGCAGGTCCGCGGCATCGTCAAGGTGGTGACCGCCGTTGCGAACGGTGACTTGAAACAAAATCTCACGGTGAAGTCGAAGGGCGAGGTTGCCGCGCTCGCCGACACCATCAACAACATGACCGAGACGCTCGCGACCTTCGCCGACCAGGTGTCGTCGGTGGCGCGCGAGGTCGGCGTCGAAGGACGGCTGGGCGGCCAGGCCGACGTGCCCGGCGCCGCCGGCACCTGGAAGGACCTGACCGGCAACGTCAACCTGCTCGCGGCCAATCTCACCTCCCAGGTGCGCGCGATCGCCGAGGTCGCGACCGCCGTGACCAAGGGCGACCTCACCCCGTCGATCCAGGTCGATGCCCGCGGCGAACTCGCCGAGCTGAAAGACAACATCAACACGATGATCACGAATCTCCGTCTGACGACGGACGTGAACACCGAGCAGGACTGGCTGAAGACCAACCTCGCCAAATTCACCAACATGCTTCAGGGCCAGCGCGACCTGACGACCGTCGGCCGGTTGCTGCTCACCGAATTGTCGCCGCTGGTGAACGCCCATACCGGCGTGATCTACCAGGTCGAGAACGAGGACAACCCGCAGCTTCTGTTGCTCGCCTCCTACGCCGGCGACGGCGTCTACCCCTATCAGCGCGTACTGCCATTTGGCGACGGCCTGATCGGCCAGTGCGCCGTCGACCGGCGTCCGCGCGTGGTTTCCGACATTCCCGCCGACGTGGTGCCGATCAATTCGGCGCTGCTCCGCGTCGCACCGAAGAACCTCGTGGTGCTGCCGGTGCTGTTCGAGGGCCAAGTCAAGGCGGTGATCGAGCTCGCTTCGCTCACCACGTTCACGACCTCGCAGATGACGTTCCTGGAGCAGCTCACCGACTCCATCGGCATCGTGCTCAATTCGATCGAAGCCACGATGCAGACCGAAGGCCTGCTCAAGCAGTCGCAGCAGCTCGCCGGCGAGCTCCAGACCCAGCAGCGCGAATTGCAGCAGACCAACGACCAGCTCGAGCAGAAGGCCCAGCAGCTCGCCGAACGCAACGTCGAAGTCGAGCGCAAGAACCAGGAAATCGAGCAGGCCCGTCGCGCGCTCGAGGAAAAGGCGACCGAGCTCGCGCTGACCTCGAAGTACAAGTCGGAATTCCTGGCCAACATGAGCCACGAGCTGCGCACGCCGCTGAACTCGATCCTGATCCTGGGACAGCAGCTCACCGACAATCCGGACGGCAACCTGTCCGCCAAGCAGGTCGAATTCGCCCGCACCATCCACGGCGCCGGCACCGACCTGCTCAACCTCATCAGCGACATTCTCGATCTCTCCAAGATCGAGTCCGGCACGGTGACCGTCGACGCCGAGGAAATCCTGACCGCGAACCTGCTCGAAACGGTCGGGCGGCCGTTCCGGCACGAGGCCGAGAACCGTAACCTGTCGTTCAAGATCGATATCGATCCGAACCTCGCCCGCAGCATCGTCACCGACTCCAAGCGCCTGCAGCAGGTGCTCAAGAACCTGCTGTCCAACGCCTTCAAGTTCACCGCCGAAGGCGAAGTGAGGCTGAAGGTCGCCGGTGCGCTCGGCGGCTGGGGCACGGATCATCCGGTGCTGAACTCCGCGCCGGCCGTGATCGCCTTCGAGGTCTCCGACACCGGTATCGGCATTCCCCCGGAGAAGCAGAAGCTGATCTTCGAGGCGTTCCAGCAGGCCGACGCCGGCACCAGCCGCAAATATGGCGGCACCGGCCTCGGCCTTGCGATCAGCCGCGAGCTTGCAAGCCTGCTCGGCGGCGAAATCCATCTGCGCAGCGCTCCCGGCAAGGGCTCGAGCTTCACGCTCTATCTGCCGCTGAAATATTCCGGCCCGACGCTGGCGCCGCGCGCAGCACCGGCGGCGCAGCAACACAATCAGCCGCCGGCGCTCCAGCCGGCCGCCCCGGAACAGCAGCGCGTCATCGAGCAGCTCCCCGACGACCGGCTCAATCTCGAGCCAGGCGACAGCATCCTGCTGATCGTCGAGGACGATCCGCACTATGCCCGCATCCTGGTCGATCTCGCCCGCGACAAGGGCTTCAAGGTTCTGGTCGCCGCGCGCGGCGCCGAGGCACTGGAGCTTGCCAAGCAGTATCAGCCGCGCGCCGTGTCGCTCGACGTGTTCCTGCCCGACATGCTCGGCTGGACGGTGCTGAGCCAACTCAAGCACAATCCGCTGACGCGCCACATCCCGGTGCAGATCATCACGCTCGACGAGGACCGCCAGCATGCGCTGGCCCGCGGCGCCTTCTCCTTCGTCAACAAGCCGACGACGACCGAAGGCGTTGCCGCCGCGCTGACGCAAATCAAGGAATATGCGCGCCCGCGGCGCAAGCGGCTCCTGATCGTCGAGGACAACGAGGCCGAACAGATGTCGATCCGCGAGCTGCTGCATCACGACGACATCGAGATCGTGACCACCGACACCGGCGCCGGCGCGCTCTCGACGCTGCGCGAGTCGCCCTGCGACTGCGTGGTGCTCGATCTGCGCTTGCCCGACATGAGCGGGTTCGAGGTGCTGGACCAGATCCGCCGCGACGAGTCGCTGTCCAACGTTCCCGTGGTGGTGTTCACCGGCCGCGAGCTCTCGGCCGAAGAGGATGCCGAGCTCCACACCATGGCGCGCAGCATCGTGGTCAAGGGCGTTGAATCGCCCGAGCGTCTGCTCGACGAGACCGCGCTGTTCCTGCATCGCGTCATCACCGAGCTGCCGATCGAGAAGCAGCGCATGCTGGAGAAGCTGAACAGTTCCGACGAGGACCTGATCGGCAAGACCGCCCTGCTGGTCGACGACGACGCCCGCAACATCTTCGCGCTGTCGAGCGTTCTTGAACGGCGCGGCATGAAGGTGCTGACCGCGACCACCGGCCGCGAGGCGGTCACGCTGGTCGAATCCAACCCGGAAATCGCCATCGTGCTGATGGACATCATGATGCCGCAGATGGATGGCTATCAGACCATCGGCGTGATCCGGGAGAACCCGGCCTTCCTGCGCCTGCCGATCATCGCGCTGACGGCGAAGGCGATGAAGGGCGACCGCGAGAAATGCCTGGAGGCGGGCGCCTCCGATTATCTCGCCAAACCCGTCAACACCGATCAATTGCTGCTTGCGATCCGCATGTGGCTGCACCGTTGAGTCTGGATCCGAGAATGGACCACGAAAAGGTCAACATCCTCCTCGTCGACGACCAGCCGGCCAAGCTGCTCGCCTACGAGGTGATCTTGAGGGAACTCGGCGAGAACCTCGTGATCGCCTCGTCCGGCCGCGAGGCGCTGGAGGTGCTGCTCAAGACCGAGATCGCGGTGATCCTGGTCGACGTCTGCATGCCCGAGCTCGACGGCTTCGAGCTCGCGGCGATGATCCGCGAGCACCCGCGGTTCCAGAAGACCGCGATGATCTTCATCTCGGCGATTCAAGTCAGCGACATCGACCGCCTGCGCGGCTACGAGATGGGTGCGGTCGACTACGTGCCGGTGCCCGTCGTGCCGGAAGTGCTGCGCGCCAAGGTCAAGGTGTTTGCCGAGCTCTATCGCAAGACGCGCGAGCTCGAGCGGCTGAACCAGGATCTCGAGGATCGCGTTCGTGCCCGCACGGCCGAGCTCGAGAACTCCACTGCGAAGCTGCGCGAGAGCGAAGAGCGGCGCAGCATGGCAATCGCCGCCGGCAAGATGGGATCCTGGGACTGGGACTGGGTCAACGGCGACTGGATGTGGGACGAAGGCCAGTACCGCATTTTCGGCGTGACGCCGGAAACCTTCAACGTCAGCTCTGCCAACATCCAGGCGCTGCTGCACCCCGATGACGTCGACCAATTCAGCCAGGCGATTGCCACGTTCGATACCGGCGCGCACGCCTATGAGGGCGAGTTTCGTGTCTGCCGGCCTGATGGCGAGATTCGCTGGTGCGTCGGCACGGCAGCCGCAACGGTGAGCCCGAGCGGTCGCGTCGTGCGGGTGAGCGGCGTCACCGTCGACATCACCGAACGCAAGCGCGCCGAGGAGCGGCAGAACCTGCTGGCACGTGAAGTCGATCACCGCGCCAAGAACGCACTGGCGCTGGCGCAGTCGATCGTGCGCCTCACCCGCGCCGACGAGATGAAAGCCTATGTCAAGGCCGTCGAGGGCCGCATCAACGCGCTCGCGCGGGTGCACACCATCCTGTCGCTGTCGAGCTGGCAGGGCGCCGAACTCTCCAAGCTGATCGACGAAGAGCTTGCGCCCTATTCGCTCGGCGGACAGATCAAGCTTTCGGGTCCCGAAGTGCAGTTGCTGCCGGCGACGGCCCAGACGCTGGCCCTGGCTCTGCACGAGCTCTTCACCAATTCGGCCAAGTATGGCGCGCTGTCGACCCGGTCGGGGCGCCTCGCGATCGGCTGGCAGGCCGAGAACGACCTTCTCACCTTGACGTGGGAGGAGACCGGCGGGCCGCTGGTCAGGACGCCGAAATCGCGCGGCTTCGGAACGAGAAGCCTGTTGGCCAGCGTCGAGTCCCAGCTCGGCGGACAGGCGCAGTTCGATTGGCGCTCAGAGGGCCTGTTTTGCCGTCTCGAGGTGCCGTTGACGCGCAAGAGCCCGGCAACGGCGGCTGCGCAGGACAAGTTCGAAGCCAGCAGCTCTCCCGAACTCCAGCGCGCATCGGGCTAGCGCGACGCGACGACTTTCAGTCGTGGCATCGGCCGCGATTCATCGGCGACCCGCCCTTCGAGCCATGCTTCCGTCTGCGCGAGATCGCGCAGCGCCGTGGCGTAGCGACGAGCGGCACTGCGTTCCGCTCCGCGCGGCAGCTTGCGTGCCTTGCGCAACATGTCGGCCGCAGCGTTCCGGTAGGCCAGCGAGCGATAGAGAAAGACCACCTTGCCCATAGCTGATGTTCCCGTGTTCATGGCATTCATCCTCGCAAGGTCGGCATGAACGGTGGATGAAGCGGTCATGACAAATCCTTCATGCGCGATGGAACCCGCGATTACGGCCAGCGTTGGCATGCCAGATCGATCGGCAGTTCCATGCGCACGAAAAAGTCACCCGAGAAGTCGCCAAGCCTGGTCTCTCCCACCGGCGCCATCAGGCTGATGACGCAAGCGATGATGGGCGCTGCGTTCGGTCTCGCCTTCACGCTTGCGCTCATTCTGGCCAATCCTGCGGTTGCAGAACTGCTGAACCATGGCGGCCGTGCGGCGGCTTTCGTCTTTGTCGGCACGATGGTGACGACGTTTGCCATCGGTGCCGCGCTGACAGGCGTCGTGTTCATTCTCAACGAGAACAAGGAATCTTGAAGCGCGCGTGAAACGCACGCGGCGCTTTCTTCGGAACTCCCGCGACAAATGGCGGTTGGCTGCCTGCGTCAATTCAACTCAGGGAGTTCCCTCGCATGAAGACGACCAAGCTCGCTCTCGCCGTGATGCTGGCCACCGGCCTCGCCGCCGCGCCGTTTGCCGCGCAGGCCAAGTCGCACAAGAAGCATCACGCTTCCATGTCGCAGACGACGACGGGCGCCAACATGAAGAAGACCGTTCCGCCCGATGCGTCCGGCCAGGGTGGCGCCGGCCCCGGCAGCGATCAGGGCGGCAGCATGACCAAGCCCCAGAACGGAATGAGCAAGTAAGCTCGCGCTCGCAGTAACAGGAAGCCCCGCGACGACGCGGGGCTTCTTTCCCTCACCACCACCTACATGATCGGTGCGCGGGTCAGAGCGTCTCGCCTGGCCCGCTCCAAATCCTCGAGAGAGCAATGATCCTCGCGCGCGACGGCACGCAATCTCACGGCAACGCGTTCGCGCGTCGTCGTGTCCCACGGGGGTGTGCCTGCGCAGACATCGTCGAGCACCGCCTCCAGCAGAACAGTGATTTCGGCATCCGGCATTGACGGGCTCCGGCGTGTCGTGTTGCGCCACCGCTCTAGCTGCGTCTGATGTCGGTGACGTCAAGACGGTGACTTGCGGAGCTTGCCTTCACGAGATGGTCGAGCTGTGCCCGCTTGCGTGCAATCAGGAGCTGGGCTGCGGCATCGTCGAGCCCCTCTCGCTGCAACTGCCTGATGGCGGAGCCCAATTCGAGGATCTCGGCACGCAGCTTCAGAATCCGGTAGGCGTCCGGGTCTTCTTCCACCGTCTGCCTCCATAGGCCAGCTACGTGGTTGTCTCAGCAGCGCGTCGTCGGTCTGCTTACGCCTTTCAACGGACGGAGGCGCATCCGGTCGCGGATGTCGGGCAGCACCTCGCCGCCGCCAGCGGCCTTCCATTCGCCGATCAGGAGATTGACTTTCCGGCGCAGATCCATCTGCGCCTGGGCCCGTTCGGTGCAGTCGCGGTCGCGATTGACGAAATCGCGCACGGACGCCTCGACATCGGCCATCTCGAGCCTCAAGGCGCTGATTTTACGTCGAATTTCATTAATTCTGTTGTCCATGGCTTGTTAGAACAAAATAAGAACATATAGTCAAGCCATGAAATCGCGAGGGAGAGCGGACATGCAGGTTCAGGGTAAATACGATGCCAAGGTTTTTCTCATGGAGCAGATGACCCGGGCGCAGGGGCTGCGGCTGAAGCGGCTGAGCGAAGAGGCCTACCAGCCTGCGCAATACGATCGCGGTCTGTCCTCTGCCGAAGCCGCGCGCCGGATCCAGGTGCTCGAGGCCGAGATCGAACTCGCAAACTCGTTTTAAGACGCGTCGGCCGGTGCTTTGCTGAGGCGCGCAGCCGCGCATTTGGAACGTAGCGTCAGCACTGCTGTTTCTCTTCGAGAGCCAACGGAGAGAATCGATGGCACGCAAGGCGAAGAAGCGCCGTTACTCACGCAGCGCCGGCAGTGATGTCGAGCGCGAGATGCGGCGCTACAAGAAGGGCACTGCGAAGAGCGGCCCCGGCGGTCGCGGCGGACGCGTGAAGAGCCGCAAGCAGGCGATCGCGATCGGCCTGTCGGAGGCGCGCGCGAAGGGCAAGAAGGTGCCGAAGAAGGCGACGAAGCGAAAAACGTCCAAAAAGAAGAAGACGAGCAGGAAGAGCTCGAAGCGCAAGTCCGCCACGCGGTGACGCCGAACGGCGTCAGATCATGCTGCCGGGCATGAAGCAGCGGATCGAAACGCCGAACACCGTCTTGACCGGCCAGACCATGGTGCGGCCTGCGCGGTTCGGTTCGGTGATCACGGCTGCGTCGGGCACCTCGATCCACTCTCCATCGAGACGGACCCGGTAATGCCCGTTGAGCGAGTCCCAATCGGGATCGGCAACGGCAACACCATCGGCATCGGAGCAGCACGGGCCGATCTGGCTGCGCAGGCTGTCGAACCACGGTTTGAGCGGCGAGTCGGCGAAACGACCGTCATCGCGCCCCATGACGCTTCCGGCCGACAGCACCAGCGGCGCCGCGAGCAGCGCAAGCTTCAGCGAGAGCTTCAATCGATCCATGTCGGCACCGATCAAATGCGAACCACCGGCCGGGTCCACAAGGCAGCCGGGCGTCCGAAGTTCCACTCTTGCAATCCACCTCGGGTGGCTTCATTGCCGCCGAAGCACAACACACTAGTCGGAAGTCTGACGAGCGAACGCGGCTTTTTCGGACGAACCGGTCATCATTCCTGCCGTTAACGAGAATGTTATCGGTCGCCTGTGGGTATGTCGCTCGTGCGCATGAAAAAGGCGGCCCGCAGACCGCCTTTTGAATTTGCCGTCACGGCCACGAGATCAGGCGAGCGGCACCGCGACGAAGCGGGTCGCGTCCGCGTTCTTCACCTGCAGCAACACGCTGTTCTTGCCTGACGATTTGGCCTGCGCCAGTTCGGAACGAACGTCGCCGACATTGGCAACGGTCTTGCCCCCGACATTGAGAATGACGTCACCGGTCTGGATGCCGCGCTGCGCCGCCGGCCCCTGCGGGTCGACCTCGGTGACGACGACGCCCTTCTGGCCTGCCCCCTGGACGTCGCCGGCCGGCGCCAGGCTGAGGCCGAGCCGCGGCGTGCCGGGGCCCTGCTGCATCTTGCCATCGTCAGCCTTGGCCTGCCGCTCGTTCGGCAGTTCGCCGAGCGCCAGCGTCACGGTCTTGGTGTCGCCCTTGTGGACGACGTCGAGCTTCACGGACGACCCCGGCGCCAATCCGGCGATGGTGCGGGCGAGATCGCGGGAGTCCTTGATCGCGGTGCCGTTGACGGCGGTGATGACGTCGCCTGCCTCGATGCCGGCCTTCGCGGCCGGGCTGCCGTCCTGCGGGTTGTCGACGATCGCGCCGCGCGCCGCCTTGAGGCCGAGGCTGTCGGCGATCTCGGCGGTCACCGGCTGCACCTGCACGCCGAGCCAGCCGCGGGTGACGGTGCCCTTGTCCTTCAGCTGCGCGACGACGAGTTTGGCCGTCGAGGACGGAATGTCGAAACCGATGCCGACCGAGCCGCCGGACGGCGAGTAGATCGCGGTGTTCACGCCGATCACATTGCCGTTCATGTCGAAAGCCGGACCGCCGGAATTGCCCTTGTTGATGGGCGCGTCGATCTGGATGAAGTCGTCATAGGGACCGTTGCCGATGTCGCGGCCGCTCGCCGAGACGATGCCGGCGGTCACGGTGCCGCCGAGGCCGAAGGGATTGCCGACCGCGACCACCCAGTCGCCGATCCGCGGCTTCTGGTCGGAGAATTTCACGAACGGAAAGTCCTTCTTGCCGTCCACCTTGATCAGCGCGAGGTCGGTCTTCGGATCGGTGCCGACGACCTTCGCGGTGTAGACGGTGCCGTCGTCCATCGTCACCCGCACGGACTCGGCGTGGTCGACGACGTGATTGTTGGTCACGGCATAGCCGTCGGCGGAGATGAAGAAGCCGGAGCCCTCGCCCGTGATCATCTGGTGACGCTGGTGCGGCATGCCGTTCATGCCACCCGGAAAGCGGAAGCCGAACTGCCGCGAAAACTGGTCGAACGGAGAATCCTCGTCCTGATCCATCCGGTTCTGTTGCAGCATTGCGCTCTTGTCGTTGTCCTGGTCGATCTTCACCCGCACCGAGATGACGGCGGGCTTGACCTTGCTGACGAGGTCGCCGAAGCCCGGCGGGGTCGTCGCGCTTTCAGCGGCCTGCGCAGGCGAAATCAGGGAGGACGCGCCGAACGGCGTTGAAGCGGGAGAAGCCGCCAGCACGGCCACGCCGAGCGCGGCCGCGGTGCCGAGCAGCGCGAGGCGGCGCGGCTTCAGGATTGTGCGGGTCTTGGTGGTGTCGGAATTGACGCGATCGATCATGTCGAAATGTCCATGTTGGGTAAGTCGCCTTGCACCCAGCATGGTCCTCGTCACCTTACGACGTCCCGTCCGCGCGATTAATTCTTGGCAAAGAAAGCTGCGGCCGGGGGCCGCACGAAAAAATCCTCGCCGCGGATTTGATACAGCTCAACGCGAGCCCTGCGGGCGGTGAAACACTTCGACCATCGGATGATGCCCATCGGAGACCTCGCCATGTACAAAGACATTCTCGTCCATATCCCGACCGAGCGACCGATGCGCGCCGTCATTGACGGCTCGATCTCCCTCGCAGCGAGCCTCAACGCCCACGTCGATGCGGTCGCGGTTGGCTATGTCGCAAGCACCGCGGCCTATGTGATGGAGGGCGGAGCTGCCGTGGCGGCCGTATTCGAGATGGAACGGGAGCGCGCCGTCGAGCGGGCCGAAGCCGCCCTTGCAGTGTTCAGGACCGAAGCGGCGAACGCCGATATCTCCAGTACCTGCCACCCGCTAGGCGCAATTCCCGCGGATGCAGCCACCTCGCTCGGCGAGATGGCGCGGCTGCACGATCTCAGTGTCGTACTCCAGCCGGATCCCGAGCAGGTGACGTTCGACAACGACATCCCCCGCGAGATCCTGTTCCAGGCCGGCGGCCCGGTACTGTTCCTGCCATATACCTTCCGCGGGACCTTCAAGGCAAAGCGGATCGGCATCTGCTGGGATGGCAGCCGCGTCGCAGCGCGTGCGTTGCGCGACGCAGCAACGTTCCTCGCACGCGCCGAGCAGATCGTGATCCTTGCGATCAACGAGCCCGACACCGCTGCTGGCGACGTCTCCGCCAGCAACCTGGCGAGACATCTCGGACGGCGCGGCCTGTCGACCCACACGGTCAGCCTCACGGCCGCGCGCGCTGATATCCAGCCGACCATCCTGTCCCTGGCCGCCGACGAGAACCTCGATCTACTGGTGATGGGCGGCTACGGCCATTCCCGATTGCAGGAGCGCTTTCTCGGCGGTGTCACGCGCGCCATGCTGGAAGCCATGACGATCCCGACCTTGATGTCGCACTAACGAAGGCGGACAGCCCGCCCCTTCATGCGGCGGCGGGGGCTTCCCACGCTGCAGCTGCGATGGCGTCGTCTTCGCGTTGCGCATTGCATGCGTCGAAATGCGCCTTCAGCGCGATCTCGGCGAGATGTTCGAAATGTTCGGCCTGACCGAGCAATTCCCAGTTCTGCAGCGGTCGATAGGCCGCCTGCTGGCGACAGAGGGATGCCAGCGCGCGGTAGCGACGTACGTTCTCCATGAGACCCTCCCTCGCATTCACTGGGCTTATTGCCCTGATTTGCGTCACGCCGATGGCAATTGTGCAAAACATTTTCTGTCCGCACAGCCCCGCTCAACTCAGGTTAACTTTCAGGAAATGCGCAGACGCGTGTTGGTTCCTGGAACCTGTTTAATTTTAGGCGTAGAGACGGCGCTCGACTTTGATGCCGATCAAATCAAAATATTGTTTGATCGGTCCGGGCCGGCCGATGAGATAGCCCTGCATTTCCTCGCAGGCTTCCCCTTCCAGGAAGGCGCGCTGCGCCTCCGTCTCCACGCCTTCGGCAACGACCGGGATGTGCAGGGCGTGCGCGAGACTCAGGACCGCGCGGACGATTTCGGCCGATTGCGGCGTTGCCTCCAGGTTCAGGATGAAGCTGCGGTCGATCTTGATCTTGTCGAACGGGAACGACTGCAAATAGGACAGCGACGAGTATCCGGTGCCGAAATCGTCCATCG
The genomic region above belongs to Bradyrhizobium sp. CCBAU 53338 and contains:
- a CDS encoding DUF6496 domain-containing protein, which translates into the protein MARKAKKRRYSRSAGSDVEREMRRYKKGTAKSGPGGRGGRVKSRKQAIAIGLSEARAKGKKVPKKATKRKTSKKKKTSRKSSKRKSATR
- a CDS encoding HWE histidine kinase domain-containing protein, with the protein product MDHEKVNILLVDDQPAKLLAYEVILRELGENLVIASSGREALEVLLKTEIAVILVDVCMPELDGFELAAMIREHPRFQKTAMIFISAIQVSDIDRLRGYEMGAVDYVPVPVVPEVLRAKVKVFAELYRKTRELERLNQDLEDRVRARTAELENSTAKLRESEERRSMAIAAGKMGSWDWDWVNGDWMWDEGQYRIFGVTPETFNVSSANIQALLHPDDVDQFSQAIATFDTGAHAYEGEFRVCRPDGEIRWCVGTAAATVSPSGRVVRVSGVTVDITERKRAEERQNLLAREVDHRAKNALALAQSIVRLTRADEMKAYVKAVEGRINALARVHTILSLSSWQGAELSKLIDEELAPYSLGGQIKLSGPEVQLLPATAQTLALALHELFTNSAKYGALSTRSGRLAIGWQAENDLLTLTWEETGGPLVRTPKSRGFGTRSLLASVESQLGGQAQFDWRSEGLFCRLEVPLTRKSPATAAAQDKFEASSSPELQRASG
- a CDS encoding HAMP domain-containing protein, with the protein product MSDLDPGTASRSGRRVPKPKPNGTSEPDSRAELLLALQAMRSGDFSVRMSGDYLGIDGKIADTFNEIIAANQRMAQQLELVGQVVGREGKTRQRVKFGLASGSWADMEGSVNTLIDDLLWPTREVTRAVAAVAQGDLLQTVKLDVEGRPLRGEFLQSATIVNTMIKQLGVFTSEVTRVAREVGTEGKLGGQAQVPEVTGVWKDLTESVNSMANNLTNQVRNIAEVTIAVANGDLSKKITVDVRGEILQLKEAINTMVDQLRSFASEVTRVAREVGTDGKLGGQAIVPGVAGTWKDLTDSVNAMCGNLTAQVRNIANVTTAVARGDLSRKITVDVRGEILELKDTINTMVDQLNSFASEVTRVAREVGTEGKLGGQAQVPGVAGTWKDLTDNVNFMASNLTAQVRNIADVATAIAGGDLSKKITVNVSGEILQLKETLNTMVDQLNAFAGEVTRVAREVGTEGRLGGQANVLGVAGTWKDLTESVNSMASNLTAQVRNIAEVTTAVAGGDLSKKITVDVRGEILELKDTINTMVDQLNAFAGEVTRVAREVGTEGKLGGQAQVRGVAGTWKDLTDSVNSMASNLTGQVRNIAEVATAVAKGDLSKKITVNVSGEILQLKETLNTMVDQLNAFAGEVTRVAREVGTEGKLGGQAQVTGVAGTWKDLTDNVNSMAGNLTAQVRNIAEVATAIAGGDLSRKITVDVRGEILQLKDTLNTMVDQLNRFAGEVTRVAREVGTEGRLGGQANVPGVAGTWKDLTDSVNSMAGNLTAQVRNIAEVTTAVARGDLSRKITVDVKGEILELKNTINTMVDQLNAFAGEVTRVAREVGTEGKLGGQAEVSGVAGTWKDLTDNVNFMASNLTAQVRNIAEVATAIAGGDLSKKITVDVRGEILLLKDTLNTMVEQLRSFAAEVTRVAREVGTEGRLGGQAVVPGVGGTWKDLTDNVNLLAANLTTQVRNIAEVTTAVARGDLSRKITVDVKGEILELKNTINTMVDQLNAFAGEVTRVAREVGTEGELGGQAQVPGVAGTWKDLTDTVNFMAANLTEQVRGIVKVVTAVANGDLKQNLTVKSKGEVAALADTINNMTETLATFADQVSSVAREVGVEGRLGGQADVPGAAGTWKDLTGNVNLLAANLTSQVRAIAEVATAVTKGDLTPSIQVDARGELAELKDNINTMITNLRLTTDVNTEQDWLKTNLAKFTNMLQGQRDLTTVGRLLLTELSPLVNAHTGVIYQVENEDNPQLLLLASYAGDGVYPYQRVLPFGDGLIGQCAVDRRPRVVSDIPADVVPINSALLRVAPKNLVVLPVLFEGQVKAVIELASLTTFTTSQMTFLEQLTDSIGIVLNSIEATMQTEGLLKQSQQLAGELQTQQRELQQTNDQLEQKAQQLAERNVEVERKNQEIEQARRALEEKATELALTSKYKSEFLANMSHELRTPLNSILILGQQLTDNPDGNLSAKQVEFARTIHGAGTDLLNLISDILDLSKIESGTVTVDAEEILTANLLETVGRPFRHEAENRNLSFKIDIDPNLARSIVTDSKRLQQVLKNLLSNAFKFTAEGEVRLKVAGALGGWGTDHPVLNSAPAVIAFEVSDTGIGIPPEKQKLIFEAFQQADAGTSRKYGGTGLGLAISRELASLLGGEIHLRSAPGKGSSFTLYLPLKYSGPTLAPRAAPAAQQHNQPPALQPAAPEQQRVIEQLPDDRLNLEPGDSILLIVEDDPHYARILVDLARDKGFKVLVAARGAEALELAKQYQPRAVSLDVFLPDMLGWTVLSQLKHNPLTRHIPVQIITLDEDRQHALARGAFSFVNKPTTTEGVAAALTQIKEYARPRRKRLLIVEDNEAEQMSIRELLHHDDIEIVTTDTGAGALSTLRESPCDCVVLDLRLPDMSGFEVLDQIRRDESLSNVPVVVFTGRELSAEEDAELHTMARSIVVKGVESPERLLDETALFLHRVITELPIEKQRMLEKLNSSDEDLIGKTALLVDDDARNIFALSSVLERRGMKVLTATTGREAVTLVESNPEIAIVLMDIMMPQMDGYQTIGVIRENPAFLRLPIIALTAKAMKGDREKCLEAGASDYLAKPVNTDQLLLAIRMWLHR
- a CDS encoding universal stress protein, whose protein sequence is MYKDILVHIPTERPMRAVIDGSISLAASLNAHVDAVAVGYVASTAAYVMEGGAAVAAVFEMERERAVERAEAALAVFRTEAANADISSTCHPLGAIPADAATSLGEMARLHDLSVVLQPDPEQVTFDNDIPREILFQAGGPVLFLPYTFRGTFKAKRIGICWDGSRVAARALRDAATFLARAEQIVILAINEPDTAAGDVSASNLARHLGRRGLSTHTVSLTAARADIQPTILSLAADENLDLLVMGGYGHSRLQERFLGGVTRAMLEAMTIPTLMSH
- a CDS encoding DUF3072 domain-containing protein yields the protein MQVQGKYDAKVFLMEQMTRAQGLRLKRLSEEAYQPAQYDRGLSSAEAARRIQVLEAEIELANSF
- a CDS encoding Do family serine endopeptidase produces the protein MIDRVNSDTTKTRTILKPRRLALLGTAAALGVAVLAASPASTPFGASSLISPAQAAESATTPPGFGDLVSKVKPAVISVRVKIDQDNDKSAMLQQNRMDQDEDSPFDQFSRQFGFRFPGGMNGMPHQRHQMITGEGSGFFISADGYAVTNNHVVDHAESVRVTMDDGTVYTAKVVGTDPKTDLALIKVDGKKDFPFVKFSDQKPRIGDWVVAVGNPFGLGGTVTAGIVSASGRDIGNGPYDDFIQIDAPINKGNSGGPAFDMNGNVIGVNTAIYSPSGGSVGIGFDIPSSTAKLVVAQLKDKGTVTRGWLGVQVQPVTAEIADSLGLKAARGAIVDNPQDGSPAAKAGIEAGDVITAVNGTAIKDSRDLARTIAGLAPGSSVKLDVVHKGDTKTVTLALGELPNERQAKADDGKMQQGPGTPRLGLSLAPAGDVQGAGQKGVVVTEVDPQGPAAQRGIQTGDVILNVGGKTVANVGDVRSELAQAKSSGKNSVLLQVKNADATRFVAVPLA